Proteins from one Streptomyces genisteinicus genomic window:
- a CDS encoding Hsp70 family protein, with protein sequence MGELMKKQRIIAAIDFGTHGTGFAWTTIDERHKDPKRRQVWFRTRWPNHPTPYPKNLSALLLSPDGELVAWGYEARRRWAALSARGESGDYEFHLGFKMSLSTDEKPESEEISGGRLGHEKSKKLVTIFLQKMHSTAMEEISKSGYSSDEVRWCLTVPAIWDEYQKQLMREAAVAAGFPDNEKRLQLVIEPEAAAYHARVSGVRTINTSGRRPSLMTRGSRFLVADCGGGTVDITAYKTDARNRLEEIGRECGGKFGSEYVNQAFLERILAKRLGSYDVVDQIGAHSPASVIDLLDSWEKAKVSITKLDDDDIYLPIPAALDRLLDGTARESLSKSQDGIVDFLVVTAEEARGIFETVVPGILSLVDKQLEEMRVQRRNAPGKELVILVGGFGNSPYLQERLQEHLEGRADVLVPPNPEVAVLLGAVHYTYDPQTKSRRTKYTYGCQAASTFRDGIDPAGYLITLPDGERRCDNRFSRYVQVGQSVPVDELVTHTFHPLYEDQKEVAFKIYSSTSNNPTYVTDTGCNLIGNLTVDLSDAMHLPRSERAVRLSFVFGEVQIKVMAVVAKTGKLVTAHLDFTPVT encoded by the coding sequence GTGGGGGAGCTGATGAAGAAGCAAAGGATTATCGCGGCGATCGACTTCGGCACTCACGGTACAGGTTTCGCCTGGACCACTATTGACGAGCGTCATAAAGATCCCAAGCGGCGACAGGTCTGGTTTCGGACCCGGTGGCCGAATCACCCAACTCCCTATCCGAAAAACCTCAGTGCACTTCTGTTGTCTCCTGACGGCGAATTAGTGGCGTGGGGTTATGAGGCTCGGCGCAGATGGGCTGCACTATCCGCGCGAGGGGAATCGGGCGACTATGAATTTCATCTCGGCTTCAAGATGTCTCTGTCGACAGATGAGAAGCCCGAGAGTGAAGAAATTTCAGGCGGACGTCTAGGACACGAGAAGTCTAAAAAGCTAGTCACCATCTTCCTCCAGAAAATGCACTCCACGGCCATGGAGGAAATCTCAAAGAGTGGCTACTCGAGCGATGAAGTGCGCTGGTGCCTAACAGTTCCCGCGATTTGGGATGAATACCAGAAGCAGTTGATGCGGGAGGCCGCCGTAGCTGCCGGATTTCCTGATAATGAAAAGCGCCTTCAACTAGTTATTGAGCCGGAAGCTGCCGCTTACCACGCCAGGGTGTCCGGGGTTCGAACAATTAATACCAGCGGTCGTCGCCCCTCTTTGATGACACGCGGATCTCGATTTCTCGTCGCCGACTGTGGCGGCGGAACTGTCGATATAACCGCCTATAAAACCGACGCACGGAACCGACTGGAAGAGATAGGGCGCGAATGCGGGGGGAAGTTCGGGTCTGAGTATGTAAATCAGGCATTTCTTGAGCGCATCTTGGCGAAGCGACTGGGATCGTACGATGTTGTCGATCAAATTGGAGCCCACTCCCCAGCTTCAGTGATTGACCTGCTGGACTCCTGGGAGAAGGCCAAAGTCAGCATCACGAAGCTAGACGATGACGACATCTACCTTCCGATTCCAGCGGCCCTTGATCGGCTTCTTGATGGGACTGCTCGGGAGTCACTGAGTAAGAGCCAGGACGGGATCGTTGACTTTCTGGTCGTCACGGCAGAGGAAGCCAGGGGTATATTCGAGACCGTAGTCCCCGGAATCTTGTCGCTTGTAGATAAGCAGCTGGAAGAAATGCGTGTTCAGCGAAGGAATGCCCCAGGCAAAGAGCTAGTGATTCTTGTTGGGGGTTTCGGTAATTCACCCTACTTGCAAGAACGGCTGCAGGAGCACCTGGAGGGGAGGGCCGATGTATTGGTGCCCCCCAATCCCGAGGTTGCTGTTCTCCTTGGCGCCGTGCACTACACCTACGATCCGCAGACTAAGTCACGACGCACTAAGTACACGTATGGATGCCAAGCAGCCAGTACTTTCCGTGATGGCATTGACCCTGCGGGCTACCTGATCACTCTCCCTGATGGCGAGCGGCGTTGCGATAACCGATTTTCGCGATACGTGCAGGTTGGGCAGAGTGTTCCGGTGGACGAGTTGGTGACGCATACCTTCCATCCGCTTTATGAAGACCAGAAGGAAGTTGCCTTCAAAATTTACAGCTCTACATCGAATAATCCAACTTACGTGACGGATACGGGCTGCAACTTGATCGGCAACCTTACGGTCGACCTCTCGGACGCTATGCACCTTCCTCGCAGCGAGCGAGCGGTCAGGTTGTCGTTTGTCTTTGGCGAGGTCCAGATCAAGGTCATGGCGGTTGTCGCGAAAACAGGTAAGCTTGTTACTGCCCATCTTGATTTCACGCCGGTGACTTGA